From Chryseobacterium gallinarum, one genomic window encodes:
- the ftsH gene encoding ATP-dependent zinc metalloprotease FtsH produces MNNKGFNWFFPIAIIALLLFFGSNFLGGDSAKSIDEDGFFREMQAGKVQNIIIYKDTEKADVFLTKVAKTAMVNKSASENNPLSAFDMAPKADFSVKYGDLQLFLQKFDQIKAADPAIKTTKDYGAGKNPFMDILVSALIWIAILGLFYFLLFRKMGGGGGPGGQIFSIGKSKAKLFDEKERIQVTFKDVAGLEGAKEEVQEVVDFLKNSEKYTKLGGKIPKGVLLVGPPGTGKTLLAKAVAGEAKVPFFSLSGSDFVEMFVGVGASRVRDLFAQAKAKSPAIIFIDEIDAIGRARGKNNFSGGNDERENTLNQLLTEMDGFGTDTNVIVMAATNRADILDKALMRAGRFDRSIYVDLPELHERRQIFDVHLKKIKLDDNVDREFLAKQTPGFSGADIANVCNEAALIAARNNHTSVTKQDFLDAVDRIIGGLEKKNKAIKPSEKKRVAYHEAGHATISWLVEHASPLLKVTIVPRGRSLGAAWYLPEERQLTTTEQMLDEMCATLGGRAAEQVIFNNISTGALSDLETVTKRAQAMVTIYGLSPNIGNISYYDSSGQSEYSFGKPYSEETATKIDAEIKSIIENQYERAVRILAENKDKLDALANKLLEKEVIFREDLEEIFGKRAWDPELTEKPVTNTIPEKEKEEILETPQIKDKEEESEIQAPESPTQL; encoded by the coding sequence ATGAACAATAAAGGATTCAACTGGTTTTTTCCTATTGCAATCATAGCTCTTTTGCTATTCTTTGGTTCCAATTTCTTAGGAGGGGATAGTGCAAAATCTATTGATGAAGATGGTTTCTTCAGAGAAATGCAGGCAGGGAAAGTCCAGAATATTATTATATACAAAGACACGGAGAAAGCTGATGTTTTCTTGACTAAAGTAGCAAAGACGGCCATGGTGAATAAATCTGCCAGCGAAAATAACCCGCTTTCTGCATTTGATATGGCTCCTAAAGCAGATTTTTCTGTGAAATATGGTGACCTTCAGCTTTTCCTTCAAAAATTTGATCAGATAAAAGCCGCAGATCCGGCGATTAAGACCACAAAAGATTATGGAGCAGGGAAAAACCCGTTCATGGATATCTTAGTGTCAGCCTTAATCTGGATTGCAATTTTAGGACTGTTTTATTTCCTTCTTTTCAGAAAGATGGGCGGTGGCGGAGGTCCCGGTGGACAAATTTTCTCTATCGGAAAATCCAAAGCGAAGCTTTTTGATGAAAAAGAAAGAATTCAGGTAACATTTAAAGATGTTGCAGGACTGGAAGGTGCTAAAGAAGAAGTACAGGAAGTCGTTGATTTCTTAAAAAATTCTGAAAAATATACCAAACTGGGCGGAAAAATTCCTAAAGGAGTACTTTTGGTAGGTCCTCCGGGAACCGGTAAAACATTATTGGCGAAAGCGGTGGCCGGCGAAGCAAAAGTTCCTTTCTTCTCCCTTTCGGGTTCTGATTTTGTGGAAATGTTTGTAGGAGTAGGGGCTTCAAGGGTAAGAGACCTTTTTGCTCAGGCGAAAGCCAAATCTCCGGCGATCATTTTTATCGATGAAATTGATGCCATCGGGCGCGCAAGAGGAAAAAATAATTTCTCCGGCGGAAATGATGAAAGAGAAAATACCCTGAACCAGCTTCTTACAGAAATGGATGGTTTCGGAACCGATACGAATGTGATCGTTATGGCAGCAACCAACAGAGCGGATATCCTTGATAAAGCTTTGATGAGAGCAGGACGTTTTGACCGTTCAATTTATGTAGACCTTCCGGAACTTCATGAAAGAAGACAGATTTTTGATGTTCACCTGAAGAAAATTAAACTGGATGATAATGTAGACAGGGAATTCCTTGCTAAGCAAACCCCTGGATTCAGTGGTGCTGATATTGCGAACGTTTGTAACGAGGCAGCCCTTATTGCAGCAAGAAATAACCATACTTCTGTAACCAAACAGGACTTCCTAGATGCCGTAGACAGAATCATTGGAGGTCTTGAAAAGAAAAATAAGGCAATCAAGCCATCTGAGAAGAAGAGAGTAGCTTATCACGAAGCAGGACATGCGACAATTTCCTGGTTGGTAGAACATGCTTCTCCACTTTTAAAAGTAACTATTGTTCCGAGAGGACGCTCATTAGGAGCAGCATGGTATCTTCCTGAGGAAAGACAGCTGACCACTACCGAGCAGATGCTGGATGAAATGTGTGCTACTTTAGGAGGAAGGGCGGCAGAGCAGGTAATCTTTAATAATATTTCCACAGGAGCACTTTCTGACCTGGAGACAGTAACGAAAAGAGCCCAGGCGATGGTTACGATCTATGGATTAAGCCCGAATATCGGTAATATTTCTTACTATGACAGTTCAGGACAGTCTGAATATTCTTTCGGAAAGCCTTATTCTGAAGAAACAGCAACTAAAATTGATGCAGAGATTAAATCAATTATCGAAAATCAATATGAAAGGGCAGTAAGAATCCTTGCTGAAAATAAAGATAAACTGGATGCTTTAGCCAATAAACTTTTAGAAAAAGAGGTGATCTTCCGGGAAGATTTAGAAGAAATATTCGGAAAAAGAGCATGGGATCCTGAATTGACAGAGAAGCCTGTAACCAATACTATTCCTGAAAAAGAAAAGGAAGAAATATTGGAGACACCTCAGATCAAGGATAAAGAAGAAGAAAGCGAAATTCAGGCTCCTGAAAGCCCGACACAGCTTTAA
- a CDS encoding LUD domain-containing protein, whose protein sequence is MNLFKRIVSKLTNQPEEEEKQSLEKLGDSLKNADLDYKFAQLFTHSGGFFNYCADEAEALQTLNQIIKIEGISNLFCWDKELQNFLNVVKSSYTSELAPSNDAAFITCEYLIAYDGRIMLSHNNILHYHSSRLPDKIIIIANVSQIVNNLNDAMGKIKRNGNIKNLTSISGSQSKMDSSSNSNTKLFLLLLED, encoded by the coding sequence TTGAATTTATTCAAGAGGATTGTAAGCAAACTTACCAACCAGCCTGAGGAAGAGGAAAAACAGAGCCTGGAGAAACTTGGGGACTCGCTTAAGAATGCGGATCTCGACTATAAGTTTGCGCAATTATTTACGCATTCAGGGGGATTTTTCAATTATTGTGCAGATGAAGCGGAGGCTCTACAAACTTTAAATCAAATTATCAAGATAGAAGGAATCAGCAACCTTTTCTGTTGGGATAAAGAACTTCAGAACTTCCTGAATGTAGTGAAGAGTTCCTATACATCAGAACTGGCCCCGTCAAATGATGCAGCATTTATTACTTGTGAATATCTGATTGCCTATGACGGAAGGATCATGCTTTCTCACAATAATATTCTCCATTACCACTCTTCAAGATTACCGGATAAAATTATTATCATTGCCAATGTTTCACAGATTGTCAATAATCTCAATGATGCAATGGGGAAAATAAAAAGAAACGGAAATATCAAGAACCTCACTTCCATCAGTGGAAGCCAGTCTAAAATGGACAGTTCTTCCAATTCCAATACAAAATTGTTTTTATTGCTGCTTGAAGATTAG
- a CDS encoding phosphatidate cytidylyltransferase produces MDKNLIQRTISGLVYVAIIILCTTPLGAQLINHLSPGLIQQQYLYHGLISLLLIVGTWECVKIMKFGKGYEKWVVFPLVIFILYVFSKRYFHHDFFFDFRLSEILALALIGIAVVTLFKYPSELYYDSGKLIFSVIYVALPFSFALGLPKFSSYNNSFSLEVLFLFILIWSSDTFAYLVGKFFGKHKMAPKISPKKTWEGYAGGVVLTLILSYFIEHYQPELRGNWMVVGFLVAAFAPLGDLVESQLKRNFGVKDSGNIIPGHGGVLDRLDSFIICVPVVYLYFILEKFI; encoded by the coding sequence TTGGACAAAAATCTCATTCAAAGAACCATTTCAGGCTTAGTGTATGTAGCCATTATCATTCTTTGTACAACTCCGCTTGGAGCACAACTGATCAATCATCTGTCTCCCGGCCTTATCCAGCAGCAATACCTCTATCATGGACTGATCAGTTTACTGCTGATTGTAGGTACCTGGGAATGTGTTAAAATCATGAAGTTTGGAAAAGGTTATGAAAAATGGGTGGTTTTCCCACTGGTGATTTTTATATTGTATGTTTTCTCCAAACGATATTTTCATCATGATTTCTTTTTTGATTTCAGGTTGAGTGAAATATTAGCGCTTGCCCTCATCGGGATAGCTGTAGTGACCTTGTTTAAATATCCCAGCGAATTATATTATGATAGCGGGAAACTGATTTTTTCCGTTATTTACGTGGCGCTCCCGTTTAGTTTTGCCCTGGGACTGCCAAAGTTTTCCAGTTATAACAATTCTTTCTCTCTGGAAGTTCTTTTTTTGTTTATCCTGATCTGGAGCAGTGATACCTTTGCGTATCTGGTAGGGAAATTCTTCGGAAAACATAAAATGGCCCCTAAAATATCTCCCAAAAAGACATGGGAAGGCTATGCAGGGGGCGTTGTTTTAACCTTGATTTTATCCTACTTTATAGAACATTACCAGCCGGAGCTCAGAGGGAACTGGATGGTGGTGGGATTCCTGGTGGCAGCTTTTGCTCCGTTGGGAGACCTGGTAGAGAGTCAGCTGAAAAGAAATTTCGGGGTGAAAGACAGTGGGAACATTATTCCCGGACATGGAGGAGTTTTAGATAGACTGGATAGTTTCATAATCTGTGTTCCTGTCGTATATTTGTACTTTATTTTAGAAAAATTTATTTAA
- a CDS encoding phosphatidylserine decarboxylase family protein, with protein sequence MKLHRESKGTITVATLVFVILGALAIYFLKMWSLVIIMPLLVIYGLVFWFFRVPDRNILDHKENVIAPVDGKVVMIKEVEENEFVKGKAIQVSIFMSPLNVHICRYPVTGKVVYKKYHPGKYLVAWHEKSSTDNERTTVAVETLTHHRVVFRQIAGYVARRIVFYCNEGDQAKAGHEFGFIKFGSRMDVFLPLDTEIVCKIGDITKGGLDVIARLKN encoded by the coding sequence ATGAAATTACATAGAGAATCAAAAGGAACAATTACCGTAGCTACCCTGGTTTTTGTCATATTAGGAGCTTTAGCTATTTATTTCCTTAAAATGTGGTCATTAGTGATCATTATGCCTTTATTGGTTATTTATGGACTTGTATTCTGGTTTTTCAGAGTACCTGACCGTAACATTCTTGATCACAAAGAAAATGTAATCGCTCCGGTGGATGGAAAAGTGGTAATGATCAAGGAAGTGGAGGAGAATGAATTTGTGAAAGGAAAAGCCATTCAGGTCTCTATCTTCATGTCTCCACTGAATGTGCATATTTGCAGATACCCGGTTACAGGAAAAGTGGTTTATAAAAAATACCATCCCGGAAAATATCTGGTAGCATGGCATGAGAAATCATCTACAGATAATGAGAGAACAACTGTAGCCGTTGAAACGCTTACCCATCATAGAGTGGTATTCAGACAGATTGCAGGATATGTGGCAAGAAGGATTGTTTTCTATTGTAATGAAGGAGATCAGGCAAAAGCAGGGCATGAGTTCGGATTCATTAAGTTCGGATCAAGAATGGATGTTTTCCTGCCTTTGGACACTGAAATTGTCTGTAAGATCGGAGATATTACAAAAGGGGGCTTAGATGTTATTGCCAGATTGAAAAATTAA
- a CDS encoding ABC transporter ATP-binding protein — MNEYKKILKFAKPHQKYIYGSLFFNILYSVFQIASLGTILPVLGMLFGTIKPEKYETAPVYSGEITDFFTYIKEYSNYYVQTLVSDYGALTVLAWLCVITAFMFFLRNAFRYFGSLLLINYRVGVTKDLRGAMYRKILSLPVSFFTESRKGDMMSRMSNDVGEVEGNILGSLIELINAPFMLISTLVTLFFLSPEMTLFSLLVLPVMGTMIALIGKSLKKDSHEAQHELGTIFSIVDETLKSSKVIKIFNAEKIMDNRFMKSMNKWISSSISLGKKKELASPMSEFLGSITFLIIAWYGGKQIIVEQSISPADFLVFLGMFFQILPPAKSLSASISNVQKGEASLKRVLEILDADVKIEEIAEPVSISTLENNIEFKNIGFYYDKANLILKNFNLTIPKGKTVALVGQSGSGKTTIANLLARFYDVSEGEILIDGTDIKHLKLNDYRKLLGMVTQESVLFNDSVYNNILMGKPDATREEVIAAAKIANADSFISNLAEGYDTNIGDDGNKLSGGQKQRVSIARAVLKNPPIMILDEATSALDTESERFVQDALEKMMENRTSLVIAHRLSTIQKADWIVVMEKGDIVEQGTHHELIAKKGMYNKLVELQNFD; from the coding sequence ATGAACGAATATAAAAAAATATTAAAGTTTGCGAAACCGCATCAAAAATACATTTACGGAAGTTTATTTTTTAATATCCTTTATTCCGTATTTCAGATTGCTTCATTAGGAACAATTTTACCGGTATTGGGAATGCTTTTTGGCACTATAAAACCTGAAAAATATGAAACCGCACCGGTGTATTCGGGTGAAATAACAGACTTTTTCACTTATATAAAAGAATATTCCAACTATTATGTGCAGACCCTGGTAAGCGATTACGGAGCTCTGACTGTGCTTGCCTGGCTGTGTGTCATTACCGCCTTTATGTTCTTTTTAAGAAATGCTTTCAGATATTTTGGTTCTTTATTGCTCATCAACTACCGTGTAGGGGTTACCAAAGATCTTAGAGGAGCCATGTACAGAAAAATCCTTTCTTTACCGGTTTCCTTCTTTACAGAAAGCAGAAAAGGAGATATGATGTCCAGAATGTCCAATGACGTAGGCGAAGTGGAAGGAAACATTTTAGGAAGCTTAATTGAATTAATTAACGCTCCTTTCATGCTGATCAGTACTTTGGTTACTTTATTTTTCTTAAGTCCAGAAATGACTCTTTTCTCATTATTGGTGCTCCCTGTAATGGGAACAATGATTGCCTTGATTGGTAAAAGCCTTAAAAAAGACTCTCATGAAGCCCAACACGAGCTGGGAACCATCTTTTCGATTGTGGATGAAACATTAAAATCTTCAAAGGTTATAAAAATTTTCAATGCTGAAAAGATCATGGATAACCGATTCATGAAGTCTATGAATAAATGGATTTCAAGCTCTATCAGTCTGGGGAAAAAGAAGGAATTAGCGTCGCCAATGAGCGAATTCCTGGGTTCCATTACCTTTCTGATCATCGCCTGGTATGGAGGAAAACAGATTATTGTTGAGCAAAGTATATCTCCGGCTGACTTCCTGGTTTTCCTGGGAATGTTCTTCCAGATACTACCTCCTGCAAAAAGCTTATCCGCTTCCATTTCCAATGTACAGAAAGGGGAAGCCTCTTTAAAAAGAGTATTGGAAATTCTGGACGCAGATGTAAAAATAGAAGAAATTGCAGAACCTGTTTCTATTTCCACTCTTGAAAATAACATTGAATTTAAAAATATCGGATTCTACTATGACAAAGCAAATCTGATCCTTAAAAACTTTAACTTAACAATTCCAAAAGGAAAAACAGTAGCTTTAGTAGGACAAAGCGGAAGCGGAAAAACCACCATTGCCAATCTTTTAGCAAGATTTTATGATGTTTCAGAAGGAGAAATTCTTATTGACGGAACGGATATCAAGCATTTAAAGCTAAACGATTACCGTAAGCTTCTTGGAATGGTTACCCAGGAATCCGTACTATTCAATGATTCCGTGTACAACAATATCCTGATGGGTAAGCCTGATGCTACCCGTGAAGAGGTAATTGCTGCAGCTAAAATTGCTAATGCAGACTCCTTTATTTCCAATCTGGCAGAAGGATATGACACTAATATCGGGGATGACGGAAACAAGCTTTCCGGAGGCCAGAAACAAAGAGTATCCATCGCAAGAGCCGTATTGAAAAATCCACCGATTATGATCCTGGATGAAGCCACATCAGCATTAGATACGGAATCTGAAAGATTTGTACAGGATGCCCTGGAAAAAATGATGGAAAACAGGACTTCTCTAGTGATTGCCCACCGTCTTTCCACGATTCAAAAAGCAGACTGGATTGTTGTTATGGAAAAAGGAGACATTGTAGAACAAGGCACACATCATGAGCTTATTGCTAAAAAAGGGATGTATAACAAGCTTGTTGAGCTACAAAACTTTGACTAA
- a CDS encoding M28 family metallopeptidase — protein MKKIAYLSLCLFSMITFAQEVSKEKVKDILSTLASDEMKGRKIWTPENENAALYIARLFKENNLEYCTGTSYLIPFEYEGKKAYNVCGIKKGKSEKYLGFSGHFDHIGTSNKAGDNINNGADDDASGITTLIGIADYFKKKKPEFSMVFMAFNGEEEGLLGSQAISEDKNLDKIYNNLTALFNFEMVATMSQWGPNTVYMTGDGFSDLDELVNKNAVNGLKINPDPYARQQLFYRSDNVSFVKKKIIAHSFSTVDMTKASHYHHENDDINIVDFDNMTQIINNFSKTIEKLNPQNFNPKYTDQVKFN, from the coding sequence ATGAAAAAAATAGCTTATCTTTCCTTATGTCTTTTTTCCATGATCACTTTCGCTCAGGAGGTTTCAAAGGAAAAAGTAAAAGATATCTTATCTACCCTGGCTTCAGATGAAATGAAAGGGCGCAAGATCTGGACTCCCGAAAATGAAAATGCAGCTCTTTATATTGCCAGGCTGTTCAAAGAAAATAATCTTGAATACTGTACAGGAACTTCCTATCTCATTCCTTTTGAATATGAAGGCAAGAAAGCCTATAACGTCTGTGGGATCAAAAAAGGGAAATCTGAGAAGTATTTAGGTTTTTCGGGACATTTCGACCATATCGGAACCAGCAACAAAGCAGGTGACAATATCAATAACGGAGCAGATGATGATGCCAGCGGAATCACTACACTGATAGGAATCGCAGATTATTTTAAAAAGAAAAAACCTGAATTTTCAATGGTCTTTATGGCCTTCAACGGAGAGGAGGAAGGTCTTCTGGGTTCACAGGCTATTTCAGAAGATAAAAATCTTGATAAAATTTATAATAACCTGACCGCTCTTTTTAATTTTGAAATGGTGGCCACAATGTCCCAATGGGGACCCAATACTGTGTACATGACCGGGGACGGATTCTCGGATCTGGATGAATTAGTAAATAAAAATGCAGTAAACGGATTAAAAATAAATCCTGATCCATATGCCAGGCAACAGCTTTTTTATCGTTCAGACAATGTAAGCTTTGTAAAAAAGAAAATTATTGCCCATTCATTTTCTACCGTTGACATGACCAAAGCCTCTCATTATCATCATGAAAATGACGACATTAATATTGTGGATTTTGATAATATGACCCAAATTATCAATAATTTCAGCAAAACCATAGAAAAATTAAATCCTCAGAATTTCAATCCAAAATATACTGATCAGGTGAAGTTTAATTAA
- a CDS encoding DUF4293 domain-containing protein, giving the protein MLQRIQTIWTLLAVLAAVFLFITGQDVAVSGSIPVLNISCIVLVIIGALSIFSFKNRKRQILLNTISIIINVLLIGVLTYWLLSLSGGIEFPEKGIEPIFPLVAVICLLMANIYIRKDERLVKSVDRLR; this is encoded by the coding sequence ATGCTACAGAGAATACAGACTATATGGACATTATTGGCAGTTTTAGCTGCTGTTTTTCTTTTCATCACAGGACAGGATGTTGCTGTTTCGGGTAGTATTCCTGTACTTAATATAAGCTGTATAGTGCTTGTTATCATTGGCGCATTAAGTATTTTTAGTTTCAAAAACAGGAAAAGACAAATTTTGCTGAATACCATCAGCATCATTATAAACGTTTTGTTGATTGGTGTATTGACGTACTGGCTGCTCAGCTTATCCGGAGGAATTGAGTTTCCTGAGAAGGGTATTGAGCCGATCTTTCCATTAGTTGCGGTAATCTGTCTGCTTATGGCAAACATTTATATCCGCAAAGATGAGAGGCTCGTAAAATCTGTAGACAGACTTCGATAG
- the rho gene encoding transcription termination factor Rho, which produces MFNIETLRSKSVTELTKILKDLGVKVARNSNDNDKIFAILDFQASNPKVAKDYFNATETNSINTEEAVTEKPAKAPAKKAAPKKAAARPKPVAKPSEEPKVEEKVEEKTITPASEEIQPEEPKAEAVSEETPAAQAKKKRKRVAANTNTAEVSQEKAEAPKNTESQESAQPEEKPNNPQQQANKSPKGHNHPQNGGNQHKNQHQHQNQHQNPNRHSDKTEEPEPKKEFNFDGMVSIEGVLEILPDNYGFLRSSDFSYISSPDDVYVSTAQIRNFGLKTGDTVKGIVRLPKEGEKYFSLLRPTEVNGRDLAFIKDRVAFEYLTPLFPEEKFNLAGSGSTVSTRIVDLFAPIGKGQRAMIVAQPKTGKTMLLKDIANSIAANHPEVYMMVLLIDERPEEVTDMERSVNAEVIASTFDEAAEKHVKVANLVLAKAQRMVECGHDVVILLDSITRLARAYNTVTPASGKVLSGGVDANALHRPKRFFGAARKIEGGGSLTIIATALIDTGSKMDEVIFEEFKGTGNMELQLDRKIANRRIYPAIDLVASSTRRDDLLLDEVTSQRMWILRKYLSEMNPVEAMEFVDKNIKGTLNNEEFLMSMNK; this is translated from the coding sequence ATGTTTAACATCGAAACGTTAAGGTCAAAATCCGTAACGGAACTGACTAAAATCTTAAAAGATTTAGGCGTTAAAGTTGCAAGAAATAGCAATGACAATGATAAGATCTTTGCCATTCTTGACTTTCAGGCTTCTAACCCTAAAGTTGCAAAAGATTATTTCAACGCCACAGAAACCAACAGTATAAATACTGAAGAGGCTGTCACAGAAAAACCTGCGAAAGCCCCAGCAAAAAAAGCTGCTCCCAAGAAAGCGGCAGCCCGGCCCAAACCGGTTGCTAAACCATCAGAAGAACCTAAAGTAGAGGAAAAAGTGGAAGAAAAGACAATAACACCAGCTTCTGAGGAGATACAACCTGAAGAACCTAAAGCTGAAGCAGTAAGTGAAGAAACTCCTGCTGCACAGGCCAAAAAGAAAAGAAAAAGGGTTGCTGCCAATACCAATACTGCTGAAGTTTCTCAAGAGAAAGCAGAAGCTCCTAAAAACACAGAATCCCAAGAATCTGCTCAGCCAGAAGAAAAGCCGAATAATCCTCAACAACAGGCTAACAAATCCCCAAAAGGACACAATCATCCGCAGAACGGCGGAAATCAACATAAAAACCAGCATCAGCACCAAAATCAACATCAGAACCCAAACAGGCATTCTGATAAGACTGAGGAGCCGGAACCAAAGAAAGAATTTAATTTCGATGGAATGGTAAGTATTGAAGGTGTTTTAGAAATATTACCGGATAACTATGGCTTCTTACGCTCTTCGGATTTCAGCTATATCTCTTCTCCTGATGATGTGTATGTTTCTACGGCTCAGATCCGGAATTTCGGATTAAAAACAGGAGATACGGTTAAAGGTATAGTTAGATTGCCAAAAGAAGGTGAAAAATATTTTTCACTATTAAGACCTACAGAAGTTAACGGACGTGATTTGGCGTTTATTAAAGACAGGGTTGCTTTTGAATACCTGACTCCACTTTTTCCCGAAGAGAAATTCAATCTTGCAGGAAGCGGATCTACAGTATCCACAAGAATTGTAGACCTGTTTGCTCCTATTGGAAAGGGACAGAGAGCTATGATTGTTGCCCAGCCTAAAACGGGTAAAACCATGTTACTTAAGGATATTGCCAATTCAATTGCAGCAAACCACCCTGAAGTATATATGATGGTTCTGCTGATTGATGAGCGTCCTGAAGAGGTTACCGATATGGAAAGAAGTGTAAATGCAGAAGTAATTGCTTCTACATTTGATGAGGCAGCAGAAAAACATGTAAAAGTAGCTAACCTGGTTCTTGCAAAAGCACAGAGAATGGTAGAATGCGGACACGATGTTGTAATTCTGCTGGATTCTATTACAAGATTGGCAAGAGCTTATAATACGGTTACTCCTGCTTCGGGTAAGGTTCTTTCCGGAGGGGTGGATGCCAATGCGCTTCACAGACCGAAAAGATTCTTCGGAGCAGCAAGAAAGATTGAAGGGGGAGGATCCCTGACAATCATTGCAACGGCCCTTATTGATACAGGTTCCAAAATGGATGAAGTAATCTTTGAAGAATTTAAAGGTACAGGGAATATGGAACTTCAATTAGACAGAAAAATTGCCAACAGAAGAATTTATCCTGCTATTGATCTTGTAGCTTCAAGTACCCGTAGAGATGATCTTCTATTGGACGAAGTAACCTCGCAGAGAATGTGGATCCTAAGGAAGTATCTTTCTGAAATGAATCCTGTGGAAGCGATGGAGTTTGTAGATAAAAACATCAAAGGAACCCTGAATAACGAAGAGTTCCTGATGTCAATGAATAAATAA
- a CDS encoding 4-hydroxy-tetrahydrodipicolinate reductase produces MKIGLFGFGKAGKAVASVILQSKDHSLQWVYRKTNRLNSRDAADFFGIESNDPGHFYSEKKISIQDLLEQHPVDAIIDFSSQEGIYTYGESAAHRKVKIISAISHYSDKEVNFLHRLAQKAIVFWSPNITLGINYLLYASQFLKKIAPAVDIEIIEEHFKDKKGISGTAIRIADVLEVKDEKINTIRAGGIVGKHEVIFGFPFQTVRLIHESISRDAFGNGALFAAEHLVNKKPGFYKFEDLLHPYFKV; encoded by the coding sequence ATGAAAATTGGACTTTTTGGATTTGGAAAAGCAGGTAAGGCTGTAGCATCGGTGATCCTTCAAAGCAAGGATCATTCCCTGCAGTGGGTGTACAGAAAAACAAACAGATTAAACAGCAGGGATGCCGCTGATTTCTTCGGAATTGAAAGCAATGATCCTGGCCATTTCTATTCAGAGAAAAAAATAAGTATACAGGATTTACTGGAGCAGCATCCTGTAGATGCTATTATCGACTTCTCATCCCAGGAAGGTATCTACACCTATGGAGAATCTGCAGCTCATAGAAAAGTAAAAATCATTTCAGCAATTTCCCACTATTCTGACAAAGAAGTGAATTTTCTTCATAGACTAGCACAAAAAGCCATTGTATTCTGGTCTCCCAACATAACTTTAGGAATTAATTATCTGTTATATGCTTCTCAGTTTTTAAAAAAAATTGCCCCTGCAGTGGATATAGAAATTATCGAAGAACATTTTAAAGATAAAAAAGGCATTTCTGGTACTGCCATCCGGATTGCGGATGTGCTGGAAGTAAAAGATGAAAAGATCAATACAATCAGGGCAGGAGGAATTGTCGGGAAGCATGAGGTGATTTTCGGATTTCCTTTCCAAACGGTAAGGCTTATTCATGAATCCATTTCAAGAGATGCTTTCGGTAACGGTGCTCTGTTTGCTGCCGAACATCTTGTCAATAAAAAACCGGGCTTCTATAAATTTGAGGATTTATTGCATCCTTATTTCAAAGTATAG
- a CDS encoding superoxide dismutase — protein MSFELPKLGYAYDALEPTIDAKTMEIHYTKHHQAYIDNLNKAIEGTDLAGKTIEEICKTGTDKPAVRNNGGGHFNHSLFWEILTPGGSKEPVGNVKAAIENYGGFEKFKTDFSDAAKTRFGSGWAWLVKNNDGSVSVSSTPNQDNPLMPVADVKGTPVLGLDVWEHAYYLNYQNRRPDYVSAFFDVVNWDKVEELFNK, from the coding sequence ATGTCATTTGAATTACCAAAATTAGGATATGCATACGATGCATTGGAGCCTACAATTGATGCGAAAACTATGGAAATCCACTATACAAAGCATCACCAGGCATATATTGACAATTTAAATAAAGCGATTGAAGGAACTGATCTGGCGGGAAAAACAATTGAAGAAATCTGCAAAACAGGAACAGATAAGCCGGCAGTAAGAAATAATGGTGGAGGACATTTCAATCACTCTTTATTCTGGGAGATTTTAACTCCGGGCGGAAGCAAAGAGCCGGTAGGAAATGTAAAAGCTGCTATTGAAAATTATGGTGGTTTTGAAAAATTCAAGACAGATTTTTCTGATGCTGCTAAAACAAGATTTGGTTCAGGATGGGCATGGCTGGTAAAAAATAATGACGGTTCCGTATCTGTTTCCTCTACACCTAACCAGGATAACCCGTTAATGCCTGTTGCAGATGTTAAGGGAACTCCGGTTTTAGGATTGGATGTTTGGGAACATGCTTATTATTTAAACTACCAGAACAGAAGACCTGATTATGTTTCTGCATTTTTCGATGTAGTAAACTGGGATAAGGTGGAAGAATTATTTAACAAATAA